In one window of Juglans regia cultivar Chandler chromosome 3, Walnut 2.0, whole genome shotgun sequence DNA:
- the LOC109002966 gene encoding uncharacterized protein LOC109002966, with translation MLFVDDSLIFYTADVEINHRLLELLKTYGDASGQLINQDKTVMVFSQNTEVANKRAIMELWGNSQVQHYDKYLGLPPLIGKSKMTAFVEIKHKVWMKLQGWKGNIFSRGGRRNDDKLLIGTKGGGNVHWVSWHSMCKPKVVGGLGFKDLETFNMDMLAKQSWRLLQYKDGLFYKVYIARYFSNSTLFEAPLDSSPSFAWRMIWEAKNLLIKGFQQQATVKNMNYRWSPPPPSWFKLNVDGALLFDCNKTGIGAIL, from the exons ATGCTATTTGTAGATGATAGCCTCATTTTCTATACTGCTGATGTTGAGATTAATCACAGATTACTTGAGCTCTTGAAAACATATGGGGATGCTTCAGGTCAGCTAATTAACCAAGACAAAACTGTCATGGTGTTTAGTCAGAATACTGAGGTTGCTAACAAGAGAGCTATTATGGAATTGTGGGGTAATTCACAAGTACAACACTATGACAAGTATCTAGGCTTACCACCATTGATTGGTAAATCAAAGATGACTGCATTTGTTGAGATTAAGCACAAAGTATGGATGAAATTACAAGGTTGGAAAGGCAATATATTTTCTCGAGGGGGAAGGAG GAATGATGACAAGTTACTGATTGGGACAAAAGGAGGAGGAAATGTCCATTGGGTTAGCTGGCATAGCATGTGCAAACCTAAAGTTGTTGGAGGTTTAGGGTTCAAAGACTTGGAAACCTTCAATATGGATATGCTAGCTAAACAAAGTTGGCGGCTACTGCAGTATAAGGATGGCTTGTTCTACAAGGTTTACATTGCCAGGTACTTCTCTAATTCTACTCTATTTGAGGCTCCTCTTGATAGTTCACCCTCTTTTGCTTGGAGAATGATATGGGAGGCTAAGAATCTGTTAATCAAAG GTTTTCAACAACAAGCTACTGTCAAGAATATGAACTATAGGTGGAGTCCACCTCCACCAAGCTGGTTTAAGCTAAATGTAGATGGGGCACTCTTATTTGATTGCAATAAAACTGGAATTGGAGCTATACTTTGA
- the LOC109009639 gene encoding diaminopimelate epimerase, chloroplastic-like: protein MALAAAISLPLASPTGRSLAFTNPLRSSSPSSSVFPLKFLAKDSARTCPCFRISATSSMSALAPEKASPPTSFLDRRETGFLHFVKYHGLGNDFILVDNRDSSEPRITPEQAVKLCDRNFGIGADGVIFAMPGINGTDYTMRIFNSDGSEPEMCGNGVRCFAKFISELEDLQGKQSFTVYTGAGLIVPEIQDDGKVKVDMGEPILKASDIPTRLPANKDHSVVKAELDVDGVTWNVTCVSMGNPHCVIFGRKGSQDLQVDELKLAEIGPKFEHHEMFPARTNTEFVQVFSRSHLKMRVWERGAGATLACGTGACAIVVAAVLEGRAGRNCTVDLPGGPLEIEWREEDNHVYMTGPAEVVFYGSVPL from the exons ATGGCCTTGGCCGCCGCCATCTCTCTGCCTCTCGCTTCCCCTACTGGCCGCTCCCTCGCCTTTACCAACCCACTTCGatcttcttctccctcttcctctgtttttcCATTGAAATTCCTTGCGAAAGATAGCGCTCGCACATGCCCTTGTTTTCGCATTTCAGCGACTTCGTCCATGAGCGCCCTAGCTCCCGAGAAAGCCTCGCCCCCGACTTCGTTTCTTGACCGAAGAGAGACTGGCTTCCTTCATTTCGTCAAGTACCACGGCCTCGGCAACGACTTCATCTTG GTGGATAATAGGGATTCATCGGAGCCAAGAATCACTCCGGAACAAGCAGTGAAGTTGTGTGATCGGAATTTTGGGATTGGTGCAGATGGGGTGATATTCGCAATGCCGGGTATTAACGGCACTGATTATACCATGAGGATTTTTAATTCTGATGGTAGCGAGCCAGAG ATGTGTGGTAATGGAGTGAGATGCTTTGCCAAATTCATTTCCGAGCTTGAGGATTTGCAGGGAAAGCAAAG CTTCACTGTATACACAGGTGCTGGTCTAATTGTTCCCGAAATTCAAGATGATGGGAAG GTTAAAGTTGATATGGGAGAACCGATACTTAAAGCATCTGATATTCCTACAAGATTACCTGCAAATAAAGATCATTCTGTTGTTAAGGCAGAGCTGGATGTAGATGGTGTAACCTGGAACGTGACCTGTGTTAGTATGGGAAATCCTCACTGCgtaatttttggtagaaaaGGAAGCCAG GATTTGCAGGTTGATGAATTGAAGTTAGCTGAAATTGGTCCAAAGTTTGAGCATCATGAGATGTTCCCAGCACGAACTAATACAG AATTTGTGCAAGTCTTCTCTCGTTCGCACCTGAAAATGCGTGTCTGGGAACGTGGGGCAG GAGCAACGCTAGCATGTGGAACCGGAGCTTGTGCAATCGTTGTTGCAGCAGTTCTTGAAGGTCGTGCTGGAAGG AACTGCACGGTTGATCTACCTGGAGGGCCATTGGAGAttgagtggagggaggaagacaATCATGTGTACATGACAGGCCCAGCTGAAGTAGTGTTTTATGGATCTGTACCCCTATGA